The Prionailurus viverrinus isolate Anna chromosome B4, UM_Priviv_1.0, whole genome shotgun sequence genome has a window encoding:
- the ZNF740 gene encoding zinc finger protein 740 isoform X1 encodes MAQASLLACEGLAGVSLVPTAASKKMMLSQIASKQAENGERAGSPDVLRCSSQGHRKDSDKSRSRKDDDSLAEASHSKKTVKKVVVVEQNGSFQVKIPKNFICEHCFGAFRSSYHLKRHILIHTGEKPFECDICDMRFIQKYHLERHKRVHSGEKPYQCERCHQCFSRTDRLLRHKRMCQGCQSKTSDGQFSL; translated from the exons ATGGCTCAG GCAAGTCTCCTGGCTTGTGAAGGCCTAGCAGGTGTGAGTTTGGTTCCCACTGCAGCCAGCAAGAAGATGATGCTGAGCCAGATTGCCAGCAAGCAGGCCGAGAATGGAGAACGGGCAGGTAGCCCTGATGTGCTGAGGTGCTCGAGTCAG GGCCACCGAAAAGACAGCGATAAGTCCCGTAGTCGCAAAGATGATGACAGCTTGGCTGAGGCCTCTCATTCAAAGAAGACTGTTAAAAAG GTGGTGGTAGTGGAACAAAATGGTTCTTTTCAAGTAAAGATTCccaaaaattttatttgtgaacACTGCTTTGGAGCCTTTAGGAGCAGTTACCACCTCAAGAGGCACATCCTAATTCATACTG GTGAGAAGCCATTTGAGTGTGATATATGTGATATGCGCTTCATCCAGAAATACCACCTGGAGCGTCACAAGCGTGTGCACAGTGGCGAAAAGCCCTACCAGTGTGAACGGTGTCATCAG tgTTTTTCTCGGACAGATCGATTACTCAGACACAAACGGATGTGCCAAGGGTGCCAGTCCAAGACTTCCGACGGGCAGTTTTCTCTATAG
- the ZNF740 gene encoding zinc finger protein 740 isoform X2, producing MKEASLLACEGLAGVSLVPTAASKKMMLSQIASKQAENGERAGSPDVLRCSSQGHRKDSDKSRSRKDDDSLAEASHSKKTVKKVVVVEQNGSFQVKIPKNFICEHCFGAFRSSYHLKRHILIHTGEKPFECDICDMRFIQKYHLERHKRVHSGEKPYQCERCHQCFSRTDRLLRHKRMCQGCQSKTSDGQFSL from the exons ATGAAGGAG GCAAGTCTCCTGGCTTGTGAAGGCCTAGCAGGTGTGAGTTTGGTTCCCACTGCAGCCAGCAAGAAGATGATGCTGAGCCAGATTGCCAGCAAGCAGGCCGAGAATGGAGAACGGGCAGGTAGCCCTGATGTGCTGAGGTGCTCGAGTCAG GGCCACCGAAAAGACAGCGATAAGTCCCGTAGTCGCAAAGATGATGACAGCTTGGCTGAGGCCTCTCATTCAAAGAAGACTGTTAAAAAG GTGGTGGTAGTGGAACAAAATGGTTCTTTTCAAGTAAAGATTCccaaaaattttatttgtgaacACTGCTTTGGAGCCTTTAGGAGCAGTTACCACCTCAAGAGGCACATCCTAATTCATACTG GTGAGAAGCCATTTGAGTGTGATATATGTGATATGCGCTTCATCCAGAAATACCACCTGGAGCGTCACAAGCGTGTGCACAGTGGCGAAAAGCCCTACCAGTGTGAACGGTGTCATCAG tgTTTTTCTCGGACAGATCGATTACTCAGACACAAACGGATGTGCCAAGGGTGCCAGTCCAAGACTTCCGACGGGCAGTTTTCTCTATAG
- the ITGB7 gene encoding integrin beta-7: MVALSMVLVFLLALSRGESELDAKISSLEKVTERGDPDLSLPGSCQPAPTCQKCILSHPSCAWCKQLNFTASGVAEARRCGQRQELLAQGCPPGELEEPRGWQEVLQDQPLGQGDRGEGATQLAPQKVRVTLRPGEPQQLRVRFLRAEGYPVDLYYLMDLSYSMKDDLERVRQLGQDLLARLQEVTHSVRIGFGSFVDKTVLPFVSTVPSKLIHPCPTRLERCQPPFSFRHVLSLTSDAKAFEREVGRQSVSGNLDSPEGGFDAILQAALCQEQIGWRNVSRLLVFTSDDTFHTAGDGKLGGIFMPSDGHCHLDSNGLYSRSPEFDYPSVGQVAQALSAANIQPIFAVTSATLPVYQELSKLIPKSAVGELSEDSSNVVQLIMDAYNSLSSTVTLEHSPLPPGVHISYESQCGGPEEREREAGDRGQCNEVRINQTVNFLVTIQATHCLSEPHLLRLRALGFSEELTVELHTLCDCNCSDTQPRAPHCSDGQGLLQCGVCSCNSGRLGRLCECSEAELSSPDLESGCRAPNGTGPLCSGKGRCQCGRCTCSGQSSGPLCECDDASCERHEGILCGGFGRCLCGTCHCHANRTGRACECSGDTDSCVSPEGVLCSGHGRCTCNRCQCLDGYYGALCEQCPGCKTSCERHRDCAECGAFGTGPLATNCSIACADANVTLVLDPIPDDGWCKERTLDNQLFFFLVEEEARGRVILRVRAQERVNHTLAIVLGCVGGIVAVGLGLVLAYRLSVEIYDRQEYNRFEKERQQLNWKQDSNPLYRSAITTTVNPRFQEARSPFL, translated from the exons ATGGTGGCTTTGTCAATGGTCCTTGTTTTCCTGCTGGCTCTGAGCCGAGGTGAGAGTGAATTGGATGCCAAGATCTCATCCCTAGAGAAGGTCACAGAACGGGGGGATCCTGATCTGTCCCTGCCGGGGTCCTGCCAGCCGGCCCCCACCTGCCAGAAATGCATCCTCTCACACCCAAGCTGTGCCTGGTGCAAGCAACTG AACTTCACCGCGTCGGGGGTGGCGGAGGCGCGGCGCTGCGGCCAGCGACAGGAGCTGCTGGCCCAGGGCTGCCCCCCGGGGGAGCTGGAGGAGCCCCGCGGCTGGCAGGAGGTGCTGCAGGACCAGCCGCTCGGCCAGGGCGATCGCGGCGAGGGGGCCACCCAGCTGGCGCCGCAAAAGGTCCGGGTCACGCTGCGGCCGG GGGAGCCCCAGCAGCTCCGGGTGCGCTTCCTCCGGGCAGAGGGCTACCCCGTCGACCTGTACTACCTTATGGACCTGAGCTACTCCATGAAGGACGACCTGGAGCGCGTGCGCCAGCTCGGACAAGACCTGCTAGCGCGGCTGCAGGAGGTCACCCACTCAGTGCGCATCG gctttgGCTCCTTCGTGGACAAAACGGTGCTGCCCTTTGTGAGCACAGTGCCCTCCAAACTTATCCACCCTTGCCCTACCCGGCTGGAGCGCTGCCAGCCTCCCTTCAGCTTTCGCCACGTGTTGTCCCTGACCTCGGATGCTAAGGCCTTCGAGCGGGAGGTGGGACGCCAGAGCGTGTCTGGCAACCTGGACTCGCCTGAAGGTGGCTTTGATGCCATTCTGCAGGCTGCGCTCTGCCAG GAGCAGATTGGCTGGAGAAATGTGTCCCGACTGCTGGTGTTCACTTCAGATGACACATTCCACACAGCTGGGGATGGGAAGTTGGGTGGCATTTTCATGCCCAGCGACGGGCACTGCCACTTGGACAGTAATGGCCTCTATAGTCGCAGCCCAGAGTTT GACTACCCCTCTGTGGGTCAGGTAGCCCAGGCCCTCTCTGCAGCAAACATCCAGCCCATCTTTGCCGTCACCAGTGCCACACTGCCTGTCTACCAG GAGCTGAGTAAGCTGATTCCTAAGTCCGCAGTTGGGGAGTTGAGTGAGGACTCCAGCAACGTGGTACAGCTCATCATGGACGCCTATAAT AGCCTATCATCCACTGTGACCCTTGAACACTCTCCACTCCCTCCTGGGGTCCACATCTCTTATGAATCTCAGTGTGGGGGTCCTGAGGAGAGGGAGCGTGAGGCTGGGGACCGGGGCCAGTGCAACGAGGTCCGAATCAACCAGACG GTGAATTTTTTGGTTACTATCCAAGCTACTCACTGCCTCTCAGAGCCCCATCTTCTGAGGCTCCGAGCCCTTGGCTTCTCAGAGGAGCTGACCGTGGAGTTGCACACACTGTGTGACTGTAACTGCAGTGACACCCAGCCCCGGGCTCCCCACTGCAGTGATGGCCAGGGGCTGCTGCAATGTGGGGTGTGCAG cTGTAACTCTGGCCGTCTGGGTCGACTCTGTGAATGCTCTGAGGCTGAACTGTCCTCCCCAGATCTGGAATCTGGGTGCCGGGCCCCCAACGGGACAGGGCCCTTGTGCAGCGGGAAGGGACGGTGTCAGTGTGGACGCTGCACCTGCAGTGGACAGAGCTCCGGGCCCCTGTGCGAGTGTGATGATGCCAGCTGTGAACGACATGAGGGCATCCTCTGTGGAG GCTTTGGCCGCTGCCTTTGTGGAACGTGTCACTGTCATGCCAATCGCACGGGCAGAGCGTGTGAGTGCAGTGGGGACACGGACAGCTGTGTCAGTCCTGAGGGAGTGCTCTGCAGTGGGCATGGACGCTGCACGTGCAACCGCTGCCAGTGCCTGGATGGCTACTACGGTGCCCTGTGTGAGCAGTGCCCAGGCTGCAAGACGTCATGCGAGAGACACAG GGACTGTGCAGAGTGTGGGGCCTTTGGGACCGGTCCCCTGGCTACCAATTGCAGTATCGCTTGTGCTGATGCCAACGTGACCCTGGTTTTGGACCCTATCCCGGATGACGGCTGGTGCAAAGAGAGGACCTTGGACAACCAGCTGTTCTTCTtcctggtggaggaggaagcCAGAGGCAGGGTCATACTGAGAGTGAGAGCCCAAGAGA GAGTAAATCACACCCTGGCCATCGTGCTGGGCTGTGTGGGGGGCATCGTGGCAGTGGGACTGGGGCTGGTCCTGGCTTACCGGCTTTCTGTGGAAATCTATGATCGCCAAGAATATAACCGCTTTGAGAAGGAGCGGCAGCAGCTCAACTGGAAGCAG GACAGCAATCCTCTCTACAGAAGTGCCATCACGACCACAGTCAATCCCCGCTTTCAGGAGGCAAGGAGTCCCTTTCTCTGA
- the ZNF740 gene encoding zinc finger protein 740 isoform X3 → MMLSQIASKQAENGERAGSPDVLRCSSQGHRKDSDKSRSRKDDDSLAEASHSKKTVKKVVVVEQNGSFQVKIPKNFICEHCFGAFRSSYHLKRHILIHTGEKPFECDICDMRFIQKYHLERHKRVHSGEKPYQCERCHQCFSRTDRLLRHKRMCQGCQSKTSDGQFSL, encoded by the exons ATGATGCTGAGCCAGATTGCCAGCAAGCAGGCCGAGAATGGAGAACGGGCAGGTAGCCCTGATGTGCTGAGGTGCTCGAGTCAG GGCCACCGAAAAGACAGCGATAAGTCCCGTAGTCGCAAAGATGATGACAGCTTGGCTGAGGCCTCTCATTCAAAGAAGACTGTTAAAAAG GTGGTGGTAGTGGAACAAAATGGTTCTTTTCAAGTAAAGATTCccaaaaattttatttgtgaacACTGCTTTGGAGCCTTTAGGAGCAGTTACCACCTCAAGAGGCACATCCTAATTCATACTG GTGAGAAGCCATTTGAGTGTGATATATGTGATATGCGCTTCATCCAGAAATACCACCTGGAGCGTCACAAGCGTGTGCACAGTGGCGAAAAGCCCTACCAGTGTGAACGGTGTCATCAG tgTTTTTCTCGGACAGATCGATTACTCAGACACAAACGGATGTGCCAAGGGTGCCAGTCCAAGACTTCCGACGGGCAGTTTTCTCTATAG